The following are encoded together in the Gorilla gorilla gorilla isolate KB3781 chromosome 14, NHGRI_mGorGor1-v2.1_pri, whole genome shotgun sequence genome:
- the SLITRK6 gene encoding SLIT and NTRK-like protein 6, protein MKLWIHLFYSSLLACISLHSQTPVFSSRGSCDSLCNCEEKDGTMLINCEAKGIKMVSEISVPPSRPFQLSLLNNGLTMLHTNDFSGLTNAISIHLGFNNIADIEIGAFNGLGLLKQLHINHNSLEILKEDTFHGLENLEFLQADNNFITVIEPNAFSKLNRLKVLILNDNAIESLPPNIFRFVPLTHLDLRGNQLQTLPYVGFLEHIGRILDLQLEDNKWACNCDLLQLKTWLENMPPQSIIGDVVCNSPPFFKGSILSRLKKESICPTPPVYEEHEDPSGSLYLAATSSINDSRMSTKTTSILKLPTRAPGLIPYITKPSTQLPGPYCPIPCNCKVLSPSGLLIHCQERNIESLSDLRPPPQNPRKLILAGNIIHSLMKSDLVEYFTLEMLHLGNNRIEVLEEGSFMNLTRLQKLYLNGNHLTKLSKGMFLGLHNLEYLYLEYNAIKEILPGTFNPMPKLKVLYLNNNLLQVLPPHIFSGVPLTKVNLKTNQFTHLPVSNILDDLDLLTQIDLEDNPWDCSCDLVGLQQWIQKLSKNTVTDDILCTSPRHLDKKELKALNSEILCPGLVNNPSMPTQTSYIIVTTPATTTNTADTILRSLTDAVPLSVLILGLLIVFITIVFCAAGIVVLVLHRRRRYKKKQVDEQMRDNSPVHLQYSMYGHKTTHHTTERPSASLYEQHMVSPMVHVYRSPSFGPKHLEEEEERNEKEGSDAKHLQRSLLERENHSPLTGSNMKYKTMNQSTEFLSFQDASSLYRNILEKERELQQLGITEYLRKNIAQLQPDMEAHYPGAHEELKLMETLMYSRPRKVLVEQTKNEYFELKANLHAEPDYLEVLEQQT, encoded by the coding sequence ATGAAGCTGTGGATTCATCTCTTTTATTCATCTCTCCTTGCCTGTATATCTTTACACTCCCAAACTCCAGTGTTCTCATCCAGAGGTTCCTGTGATTCTCTTTGCAATTGTGAGGAAAAAGATGGCACAATGCTAATAAATTGTGAAGCAAAAGGTATCAAGATGGTATCTGAAATAAGTGTGCCACCATCACGACCTTTCCAACTAAGCTTATTAAATAATGGCTTGACGATGCTTCACACAAATGACTTTTCTGGGCTTACCAATGCTATTTCAATACACCTTGGATTTAACAATATTGCAGATATTGAGATAGGTGCATTTAatggccttggcctcctgaaacaACTTCATATCAATCACAATTCTTTAGAAATTCTTAAAGAGGATACTTTCCATGGACTGGAAAACCTGGAATTCCTGCAAGCAGATAACAATTTTATCACAGTGATTGAACCAAATGCCTTTAGCAAGCTCAACAGACTCAAAGTGTTAATTTTAAATGACAATGCTATTGAGAGTCTTCCTCCAAACATCTTCCGATTTGTTCCTTTAACCCATCTAGATCTTCGTGGAAATCAATTACAAACATTGCCTTATGTTGGTTTTCTTGAACACATTGGCCGAATATTGGATCTTCAGTTGGAGGACAACAAATGGGCCTGCAATTGTGACTTATTGCAGTTAAAAACTTGGTTGGAGAACATGCCTCCACAGTCTATAATTGGTGATGTTGTCTGCAACAGCCctccattttttaaaggaagtatACTCAGTAGACTAAAGAAGGAATCTATTTGCCCTACTCCACCAGTGTATGAAGAACATGAGGATCCTTCAGGATCATTATATCTGGCAGCAACatcttcaataaatgatagtCGCATGTCAACTAAGACCACGTCCATTCTAAAACTACCCACCAGAGCACCAGGTTTGATACCTTATATTACAAAGCCATCCACTCAACTTCCAGGACCTTACTGCCCTATTCCTTGTAACTGCAAAGTCCTATCCCCATCAGGACTTCTAATACATTGTCAGGAGCGCAACATTGAAAGCTTATCAGATCTGAGACCTCCTCCGCAAAATCCTAGAAAGCTCATTCTAGCGGGAAATATTATTCATAGTTTAATGAAGTCTGATCTAGTGGAATATTTCACTTTGGAAATGCTTCATTTGGGAAACAATCGTATTGAAGTTCTTGAAGAAGGATCGTTTATGAACCTAACGAGATTACAAAAACTCTATCTAAATGGTAACCACCTGACCAAATTAAGTAAAGGCATGTTCCTTGGTCTCCATAATCTTGAATACTTATATCTTGAATACAATGCCATTAAGGAAATACTGCCAGGAACCTTTAATCCAATGCCTAAACTTAAAGTCCTGTATTTAAATAACAACCTCCTCCAAGTTTTACCACCACATATTTTTTCAGGGGTTCCTCTAACTAAGGTAAATCTTAAAACAAACCAGTTTACCCATCTACCTGTAAGTAATATTTTGGATGATCTTGATTTACTAACCCAGATTGACCTTGAGGATAACCCCTGGGACTGCTCCTGTGACCTGGTTGGACTGCAGCAATGGATACAAAAGTTAAGCAAGAACACAGTGACAGATGACATCCTCTGCACTTCCCCCAGGCATCTAGACAAAAAGGAATTAAAAGCCCTAAATAGTGAAATTCTCTGTCCAGGTTTAGTAAATAACCCATCCATGCCAACACAGACTAGTTACATTATTGTCACCACtcctgcaacaacaacaaatacggCTGATACTATTTTACGATCTCTTACGGACGCTGTGCCACTGTCTGTTCTAATACTGGGACTTCTGATTGTGTTCATCACTATTGTTTTCTGTGCTGCAGGGATAGTGGTTCTTGTTCTTCACCGCAGGAGAAGatacaaaaagaaacaagtaGATGAGCAAATGAGAGACAACAGTCCTGTGCATCTTCAGTACAGCATGTATGGCCATAAAACCACTCATCACACTACTGAAAGACCCTCTGCCTCACTCTATGAACAGCACATGGTGAGCCCCATGGTTCATGTCTATAGAAGTCCATCCTTTGGTCCAAAGCAtctggaagaggaagaagagaggaatgaGAAAGAAGGAAGTGATGCAAAACATCTCCAAAGAAGTCTTTTGGAACGGGAAAATCATTCACCACTCACAGGGTCAAATATGAAATACAAAACCATGAACCAATCAACAGAATTTTTATCCTTCCAAGATGCCAGCTCATTGTAcagaaacattttagaaaaagaaagggaacttCAGCAACTGGGAATCACAGAATACCTAAGGAAAAACATCGCTCAGCTCCAGCCTGATATGGAGGCACATTATCCTGGAGCCCACGAAGAGCTGAAATTAATGGAAACATTAATGTACTCACGTCCAAGGAAGGTATTAGTGGAACAGACGAAAAATGAGTATTTTGAACTTAAAGCTAATTTACATGCTGAACCTGACTATTTAGAAGTCCTGGAGCAGCAAACATAG